A region of Geobacillus sp. 46C-IIa DNA encodes the following proteins:
- a CDS encoding flagellin codes for MAKEMMEFTKNNILTQAAQAMLAQSNQLPQAVLQLLR; via the coding sequence ATGGCCAAAGAAATGATGGAATTCACGAAAAACAACATCTTGACGCAAGCAGCGCAAGCGATGTTGGCTCAATCAAACCAACTGCCGCAAGCGGTGTTGCAGCTGCTTCGGTAG